GATAGTACGATTAGGTCATGGCTAAAACGAGTATATCACTACTAAGTCATTCAAAAGATACAGCTaatcccttatcacaccaactgattgcttcttcaaatctcttcagttCAGCACAGGCagtggctcctgtaggcaacaacacaaagaagtATGTCattactgtagctcaattcCAAGAGAAGAATCAGAAACGATTGAAAGCAaaatcattacagaccagaaaaaaaccgaaacaaaacaaaacaaaaaaaaactaaatggaaaagaataaacaggTCCAACTAAGTTTCAGTTAGATTAGCTTTTGATAACTGAAACTTCCAAGAACATTTAAATTGGGGCTGACAATTCTCTCAAAATCACTGCGGGATAGAGATAGAAAATAAGACATGCAATGtgaaaacggaaaaaataaaacccattctttaaaaatttttacaacgGTACATTTTTTAAGTTAACCTTTTTAGAACTAGGTTTAATTTTAACTTCAATCAaaacacaaagcaaaaaattttagagagtaaaattttttactttgtatgTTAATTGAAGTTGAAATTTAACCTAGTTCTAAAAAGGTTAACTTTGATAGTAAAACTAGTTTCCCTTTCATTTGAGTGAACATATTTGATTTAAGAAGATTTAATAAGATTTAATTGGCATGCCGTCTCTTTAGttacattattattatattataataGACACAATCGGCTAACTCAGGAGCGGCGATCACGTGACTTGAAATGGGTgttgaatcaaaacaaacacatttcGGTTCGCACGTGGAAATTTCATCCTAAAAAAATGCCGCACTTTTGCTGCGCTGGACAGTGCGAAAATAGCTCTGATAAACGTCCAGATATTTCTTTCCACGGACTTCCTCTCGATAACAAGGCTTTATTGAAGACATGGATCACGAAAATGCGAAGACATcccaattattttaatgtaaacaagCATGTGAAGATTTGCAGCGAGCACTTTAGACCTGAGGATTTTATCAATCCCGAAGCGAAGAAACGCAGATTAAAACGCGACGTAGTCCCTTCTATATTCGCTTGGAGTGAAgaaagtccagaaactgtggCAAGGTCTGCGGTAGAAAAGCTGAACACTAGTagacaagaggaagaagaagcgaCTGACACGGCATCTGAGGGCGAAGGTGAGGAAACTTTCACTTTGTCTGGGCTAACTTTGACTTCACGCAAGACTCAAACACAAGAGGATGATTTCTGCGATGAAATAACGGATATATCTTACAGGATACCATGTCTACACAGCTTTTCTGTTTACCATTTGCTATCAAAGTGCACTACGCTCGCCAAAGAAGAGAAGCTTTTCATACATTTCACTGGTTTCAATTCCTATGTTGACTTCATGAACGTACTTAAATTTCTATTGCCCAATCTTGaccgaaaaaatttgatttactgGGGTAGCGAAGCTGGAAAATCAAGCGTGATAGACATTGAAAAACTGTTCGATGAAGGTGAAACTGAAGGAGAGAATGATGGCTTTGAAAGGGAATCAACAATGACAAGACCCTCTGCACACAAGCTTTCAGTGGAGGATGAGTTTCTCATGTTACTGATGAAGCTGAGAATGGGATTGTCCAACATTGATTTAGCAGAGAGGTTTTGTGTATCCGAGAGTACTGTCAATGACATTAATCTTACCTGGGTTAATTTTGTGTACACTGTAATTGGCAGCCTCAAAATATGGCCTCATAGagatataattataaaacattctCCGGAGGAATTTATCAAGAAATATCCCAACAATATTGTGATTGTTGATGCGACTGAACTGAAAATCCAAGTCCCTAGTTCATTACAAAAGCACAGTGAGACTTACAGTACTTACAAGTCCCACACAACTTTTAAGTCTCTCATAGGAGTGGATCCTAATGGAGGCATTATGTTTGTGTCTCAGTTATTTGAGGGTTCCATTTCTGACAAACAAATAGTGCTGAGGTCAGGGTTTCTGGAAACTGTAAAACAGAAAGTACAATGTGGAGAACTAAAAGAAGGAGATGCCATCATAGCAGACAAAGGTTTTGACATTGGTGATGACCTTGcaaaagtgaaattgaaattgaatattCCTCCCTTCTTGAGGGACAAAGTAGGATTTGAAGAGGATGATGTAATCAAGACGCAGACAATAGCACATCATCGCATTCATGTCGAACGAGCTATAGGGAAAGTTCGgagattcaaaattttccactctGTCATTCCAGTTTCTATGTTTGGCAGTATTAATCAGATATGGAGTGTTGCctgttttctttctaatttcttaaaCCCAGTCCTTTCTAAAGATGAATTATCACCAAAGACATAATTCTTCTTCTATTAGTTAACAACTAcaccattaaattttactttgatttctcaactgTGGTGTTCTACAACACAAGACTCTACTGAAAAGATAACATGTATAAGCACAGGGAATGTATATTGCTTTTTACAGTGTGATTTGCCCTTTGTTGCCACATGCCTATCATTTACAAGTTTCTGTTTAATGCTATATACACTTGCCCATACTTTATATGTTCAGCCAATTGGGattcaaaaaagtttttttgaccAATAGAATCTCTTCACCTATATGCATCATAgaagtatttaaaatgtttttgtctggtGGAAACAGAAGCCTACATCACACTATTAAGTGTTAGTAGAAAAATACTACAAGAGACTAGTCTCCACCATTTTAACTCTAatcatttgcttgaaaatgctTGACAAGATATTTTAAGGCATAATCAAGataaaattccttcagtttagGTAGCAATTGGGTGGACCAGTAGATGTCATCAAATGGGATTCTGTCAACACACATTTCATTTGTCtcggaaagaaaaacacaaaagtcaCACCATTTCATTCCTGTAATGGCCAATTGTCCCTGTACTTGCTCATAGTAGCCAGAAGAATGTCCTATTTTCAGGTGAAAGCTCTCTCctgttttttctaaataaaaggTAGGGTCTGCTGAGGCCTGCTCCAAGGTATCTGCCCTCTTTGAAAAAGGACACTTAATCTCAAGAAGGCCATAGCATGGGTCAGCAAGAGGGTCATAGATCTTCCCATCAGGACTTGCCCCTAGGTATGGGAGGGATGGATTAACGCACAGTCCTGCATCAAAAACTGTAAAGGTCTTTGTCACTTTTTGCATGTTACGTGCAAATATTGAGCGCGCCACTCTCTCTTTAGCTTTTCCATGTGCAATTGCTCTAACCTTTGACAGGTCCTTGTTGGCAAACTGGCTTTTTACCATAGCTTCAGATGGTCTGTGAACACGATGAAACACCTTGCCAAAGCTAGAAGCTGTAAGGCGGACCTTGTGTTGCTCCAGCCATTCCTTAGATTCTCCTTGAAGAACAGTTCTCTTTTCAAGGGCTTGGGCTTCAGCAAGGTCAAGGCTGAGATTTAATTGAATGAAGTCTCGTGAAGTGTCAAAATCCAGGTTTGTTATCGGTCTAAGTTCATTGGTATTGAATAGTTGCACAGCTTGGGAGttgggaaagaaaggaagatcAGGAAATGACATGCAAGGAGTTGCAGTGGCTGCTAATGGTGCACCTCTGActccattaaaataaaactttgtgttTGGTCTACCAAAGTCCTGTAACTAATAGGCCAAAGGTGAACCCAAAGGAACATTTCCAAAGACagtatttacttttattgtgGGTTCTTGGTCGCTCAACAGATAAGAAAATGGTGGGGGTTTGTTCTTGATCCGCATCATTTCCACGTTCGACAACACATGCTGCATGTCTACTTGTCGAAGTCCTGGCCCTCTAGCCTCGTAAAGCTTGCATTTTACGGGGTCCCTATTCCGTTCTCCACTTCTATCTGTTGCGGCTCTGGCGTAATGAGTTCCCATAACTGGCATGGGGGATATAGATGTAGCTCTTGGTATGTGCCAAGACTGTGGCCGATTGGTACAAGTGGCATCACTTGGGATGTCTTTCATTCCCAAACACGAGTAGTCgttcaactgaaacaaaagggCAAACATGTGGTTGCAATGTCCACCAGATCCGCCCTTGCACGAACAGTGCGCCTGAGCCACAGTTGCTcgatcttcatttttcattttcaccactAGGTAGTGGGGTTCTTCGTTCTTACGTAGCGATCGATAGCAGCGAGCTTTCACGAGACTTTCACCCGCGGCAGAGGTCGAAGTGTAAACATCATACACATAGCCTTCTCTGAAAAACTTGTAACTCTTCTCGccggcatttttctttcctccagtCTCCAACCACTTCGAAATTGTATCAAGAGACACCTTAGGAAAATTTCGCAATGATTTTGACCATTCCAAATTACCTTGTGTGAAGAAACAAGAGCAACATCCATCATGATCCTTACCACATTGGCACAATCGCGACGCCATTTTTTGACGCTTTATGATGTAAACACCCAATTCAAACCACGTGACGTGTTAGCCGATTGTGTCTATAGCACTTGAAGTTGAGTTATACTTGACAAATGAGGTAAGTTTTCTAGAAGTCTTGAGTTATTCTAAGTCCTTACTTCTTTTCAAAACAGCTAGTTACTACACATATCTAACACCTCTACCTCACTCAATgagcaaaaggaaacaaaaatactcgtgctgaaattttgctttggatTCTGCGATAAGTTCTTCATCCAACTCAAAATAATATACTCACCACAGTGGAAAGTCATGGCGCAGTAGTCGAGAGCTGGATTCAAATGCACCTCAGGGTGGTCTCGACTTCTTAATTAAAGTGAACTGAGACGAGATTCAACTTCATTTAACcttagagtgttgagttcttttattattgttattattattattattatcataattattattataattattataattattattgctcagctaacatatctaacctctcacaacTGCCTTGAGGAAAGTTGGATTTgactcaatggctgcttctgcatccctgagtgaatcctggtgattacctgttttttaaataaattttgattagCTGTACATATAGCAAACCCACTacctttatttcaattttagcAAAAACTTGTGATGCTCATTGATAACTGGGGTAATAGATTACTTCTCTGTATGCTTGAGAGACCAATACATggcatatatatatttttctggatAATTTCTCTTTGGGCATACATTCAAAATTATAACCTTTGTGGAAAACTACAACTGATGGCCCTTagcttcaaaaggaaaaaaatgcatattaaagttctcatcatcttaccaagtttaaaatgtgcaatagccctgttgttgtacagtttggccttcagttctttgtcattgcagttcattttaattcctttggtgtaaaaatgaatagcattgatgaaatctcctttcttgaaggcctcattaccctcattcttataaacatcagctgtggctgcaaaaaaaaaaacttaataattcccaggaattctcagctatacaaactactcataatttaagaagggtggaactcttgggaatttctgggaattgaatttgaggcaatttaagaGCCCTTGACTTTAAATATCGAGAAACCCTGGCCAGGCTAAAAAAGTCGAAAAGTCTGATAATTTTCCTGGAACACCCTTTTAGGGAGATATAttcaaaaacaacatttcaaaGTTTGAACATCAAATGTTTCcgagaaaatggagaaaaacgaaaatttgggtttttacctaattaattatgcaaaaactACGgtaaaattgaccaactttaGTGTGCGAGTACTGAAGGAGGATGTTTGGTAAGAAATCGGGgatgtttttacttcaaaatgtaattcatttcattttcatctgtggttttttttaggagctttggtttaattttaaaattaacatgttttttaacaaagtacTCTCAAACACTTgttgcaaaaagcgaaaaagagCAACTTCAAGCCTTCAAAACGCGTCTTGGTATGTGAGAAATCATGTCAAACTGCATGCTGGCACAAAGTTTGGTCCTTACActaaaataatatgaaataaaaaatttgggTAATTGAGAAAAGTGCCggcaaaataaaagagtttgcGACGCATTGTGGCCAAGGTCAGGAATTTGATGAAATCGCACTTGAGAGCTACGAAGTAAACAAGATAGTTAAACTCTTTGATATGGAAATGATAAGATATTATAGAGTAAAAAATCCGTAGACATTGCTGAAGAGGGCTGTAAATTGATATGTAGATACGAAATTTTCTGTTAATTTAAATTGCATGCAGAAGACTCTGTTATTGTTGACTCGCTATTTCAACAGAACTACCTACACCTAACCATAGATAAGGGCTGCTGTATAGTTCACCATTTTTGTTAACTAGGTTTTTATTATCGACATCGTTCTTAGTTGAATAGCTACGTTTTCTGCAACTGCgataatatttcttttgaaatatcttgGATATCTTGAAAAAGTGAGTAAACAAAGTGACGCAACACCGCAAGCTTCTGCTGTGTAGTTTTTCACCTAAAGATAACAGCCCAACTATTTTAATGCTATTTACTCTTATCTTTTTCGGAAAAATGGCCACACTTCTCTGATAAAACCTGATAAGAAGGACATAAATATGTCACGGAAGCAATTATACCGTGTTGCAATCCGGGCGATAATTCTCTAGGATGCAATCACGGTCGTTTCCTTAAGGTTTTTCATAGAGCATAAACAGAAAACGATGCCATTCTGTAACTTTGCTTCTCTTCTTGGTGGAGCTTGTAGTGCAAGTTCTGAAAATCCAAACGTAGCTGACTTTGTCGAATTGAAAGACTGTACTAGGGATCAAGTGTTTCCATGTCCAAAAGAGGGCTGCACGCATAGTTTCCAACGGCACTCTTCTCTAGAAAAGCATCT
The sequence above is a segment of the Pocillopora verrucosa isolate sample1 chromosome 13, ASM3666991v2, whole genome shotgun sequence genome. Coding sequences within it:
- the LOC131792293 gene encoding uncharacterized protein gives rise to the protein MPHFCCAGQCENSSDKRPDISFHGLPLDNKALLKTWITKMRRHPNYFNVNKHVKICSEHFRPEDFINPEAKKRRLKRDVVPSIFAWSEESPETVARSAVEKLNTSRQEEEEATDTASEGEGEETFTLSGLTLTSRKTQTQEDDFCDEITDISYRIPCLHSFSVYHLLSKCTTLAKEEKLFIHFTGFNSYVDFMNVLKFLLPNLDRKNLIYWGSEAGKSSVIDIEKLFDEGETEGENDGFERESTMTRPSAHKLSVEDEFLMLLMKLRMGLSNIDLAERFCVSESTVNDINLTWVNFVYTVIGSLKIWPHRDIIIKHSPEEFIKKYPNNIVIVDATELKIQVPSSLQKHSETYSTYKSHTTFKSLIGVDPNGGIMFVSQLFEGSISDKQIVLRSGFLETVKQKVQCGELKEGDAIIADKGFDIGDDLAKVKLKLNIPPFLRDKVGFEEDDVIKTQTIAHHRIHVERAIGKVRRFKIFHSVIPVSMFGSINQIWSVACFLSNFLNPVLSKDELSPKT